In the Chaetodon trifascialis isolate fChaTrf1 chromosome 15, fChaTrf1.hap1, whole genome shotgun sequence genome, CTCAGCTTTTATAACTAGATGAATATATGTGTTTAATTGGTAGACCTACaatcaataaatgaaataaaacacaagtgtAACACAgagattattttatttattgcacAGCAACTGATATGTATTTGTAGGCAAGCATATAATTCAGCAAACAATGTTTTCAGTAGCAAGTGAATACTGAATGTTTGGCTTTAAATTGAGTATTGATTTCACAGTTGATATGCAAAGAAAATCAACCATCAtctaaatacaaataaacataaCAGAACTTTGCCTTTATTTCCCTTTAGTTATTACCAAATGGCCATTTGAAGAGACACTTTCTACAATGATAGGATTATCACCATGAGATCCTGAGTACCTAGTCTTACCAACCACTCAAAGGGCTTTAAAGCACAAGccagcactcacacactcacacatgggGACTCAGGACACTTGACACATGCAGGTACCAGCGATCGACATCGGCCTTCTGACTGGTGGATGACCTGCTCTCCTGAGCCATGGCCCCTACACTGGACGCGTACCTGTACTTGTTTAGATAGAAATTACAAGAGGtgtcaaataaaatgaagaaatgaataaaatgtcacCCCCTCCTTGAGCTGCAACATCAATCGTCTGAACATTTTTCACTCCATCTCCTagaatccattcacttgctGTATTTTAGGATTATGTGTTAGAGGTTAGACTTTCCCTGCCTCTCATTCTTTGCAACTGAGTCACCACAATGAGGGGATTTGTTTATGGGGGTGAAGGTAATGTGTGTTAAGTTTTTATGCTGTTGACCAGTAGCATCTTCACAGAGCTGGAGAGTCCAAAATGAAAGACGCTCTTAGCTTATTATCTGTGTTGCACTATTTACTTTTATGCTGTTTGGCCATTCTCTGTTTCAAAGGTGAAGGATGACATGGAGAAGTTGCAGAGCACTTCCGATTGTGTTAGAGGGGTTTTGCATCATTCTGCCACACAGCCATGTTGACCTTGACGACATAATTACCAGCTGATGTCGGCTTTGACTTATGGGATTTCAGCAATCGCACACATGTTGTCtttctttatatttttctttctttcttttttttttctttgccatgTATCTCCTCAGTTACAGTGCTATCAGTGCAATTcacatgttaaactgtgtggaAAGTCTTTGTAATCTCTATCTGTTGTGTTCCACCCTCAGGACTCCCATCTCAGAAGGCACCGATAACGTGGCACCCAACAACCAGAACCATGGTGTTCTACATCAGGAGGTGTCTTTCTCTATATTCTCCTGTTTCATGCTGCTATTTAATGGCACTAACACCTTGTGCTTTTTCTGCCATGACCAAGTCTCCATAAAGCCGGTATGGAGGCTCTAAGCGAGACGTAGATTTATCTGAAAGGCTTTCTTCTCAAATACAACTTTACCCACAGGAGTAAAGCCTTAAGGAGGCCACTGGGTTGGAAGAAAGGAGGGCATTTGTAAAGCCTCTTCAAGAGGATGCTGCATCTGAATGATGAGAATAACACACAGGGTCACCTGACTGCTGGCCAACTTTGTAATACAGAGCAAGTTATGTAGAATGTATAGAGACGATAGCtaacaaaatgttcagtttcatggatttattaaaatgtatgtttttttaatttacacaAGAATACAGTCaacaaaacagcacataaaAAAGCAAGTAAAACTATCCACCGAAAcaatttttttgtaatttgttaTCACgaaattaacaaaataattaatttctGAATGTATTGATAACGTCGTTATAAATGCAGACATGGGCGTTCTCGGCTTCCGTAGCTCCTGGCTTTCAAACAGCATTCCTATCATCCTGGCTGTGAGCTATTCACTCCCGTTCTCATAACTGCCGGTAGTTCAATCGTGATGTGGCAGCGCTGAACTACAAAACCCATCATGCAACCCGCGGCAGCGCACATTCACTTCCGGGGCACACGGTTAAAcgctgaaatgttttgttttcgtgGTTTTCCCGAAGTTTAGCGAGTTTGTATGAACAAGTTTTTGCATGTATGTAGCTTGACACTTGCTGTTAGCGTTACAGATGGATGCTTTGCACAGACACCGTTCACTTTACAAAGGGACGACTCCGCCATGGAAAGAAACTTACCGCAAGGTGAGAAATCAACACTGGtcagttagctaacgttagctagcatgTCGGGCCGCCGCTAATATTGACAGACTTTAAGATaatagtgtttgttgtttttcttcgtGTCGTCTTTAGCGCTGTGTGGACAGACTCAAAAACAGCCGCTCGAGGCTGCTGGACAGATACCGTCAGATGGGGGAGAGCCAGCAGTGCAGCGGCTCCGAGGCCTCCATTATCGTccaggaggtgatggaggaggagtggaCGGCTCTGCAGTCAGAGGACCGAAGACTGCCCTCGCTGTGGGGGCCAGAGGGCAGGGCAGAGGTCggtgtctctctgtccctctttattttctctgtctctccctcactattttctgtctgtgttacTCCTAGCTCTGTCAGATGTATGGTCCAGAGAAATCCTCCCTTGACCTCCTGCAGCTGACTCACAGAGCTGATCAAACCAACTGTTTTGAGTCCTGTAGCTGAGTGGAGAtctgctttcttttctcaaCAGATGTTCAGTGTCATGAAGGACTATGATGAACTGGCAGTGCTGGAAGAAATCCAACAGGAGCTCATGTCTCAAGGTAAAGCATTTGTATGAACGAGGTCACACTGTGTGAACCCACATATTGGAATATTACATACAGTGTTAATACCACCAGGGGTGAGATGTTTCTGCagatgcagtggaaacaaggTGATAAGCCTGTTGGGATAAGTTgtgcatttctgtctttgtgccaCAGAAATGTCTATCATTGAAGAGTATGAGAGGAACCTGCAGTTTGAGCAGCAGTACATATCGTCTGTTGTGGAAGGGATGGAAGAGATGCACATTATATGCCCTTTATGTCACACGTGAGTCCCACAAATGACTGCTACAGCCAGTGGCAGTatgcatgctttcatttttctgttttcagctgcaaTGAGTAAGACCAGAAGGCGTAGAGGCAAACATGTGGCAATCTGTCACTGCTGGTTTATGTCAGGAGTTGTATTgataacaaatacattttttaaattcaatattATACATCATGCTTCTTGTGTCTTGCAGGAAACACTTAAACATCAACAGTCACTTCATTTCCTGTCCCTGTGGACTGTACATTAACACTAAGGTTTGTTTGCTCAACTTTGCTAAATCAAGCAAAAGCCCAGGCTATTTCTGTTGAAGTCAGCTAATTAAGCAAGTAGTGGCTTCTGCTAAAGTCCTGCAACATTTGGCACCTTGTCATCAGAAACAGAACATCACCCCTGACATCCTGCGGCACCTTCTGGAGTCCAGGGTCTCGGAGCACATGGAGGATTGTCTCCACAACCCTGTTTTCTCTTTAGCCCCCAACACAGAGGGCTCTCCCAACCTGATGATAAGCTGCAAGGTACGGCACAGTCTCTGCCAACTCATTTTTAAAGAAGTTTCAGGAAGTTCATCCCAAAACGAAGCTGGTGCTGCTGTGGGAAACTTGAAATACGTAACTCTCCTTTTTAGATTTCTTTGATGGTCTTTAGGTCTTAATGAGGTGCTATATTTTCCTtagggtgtgtatgtgtgtgcccaTATATTTTCTCTTCTACTTGACTGGCCCAGTTTCCCCAGAGGAAAAATAAGCAGTCTGCTGCACAGTAACAGTGGTTTCAGTTGTGATGAATTACCAGTGtactgttttctctgctttcaggTGTGTGACTACCTGTCCATTGTGCTGTGAAAGCACACCTGCCAGTCATGAGTTACTGAACTCATGAGATTTGATGTTTGAGTTTTTTGTGCTCTCTTTATGTTTTCAAATAAAGGctattttatatatttactaTACAGGTGTTCTTCTTGTACTGTGCCATTTAACACCCGTGGTCATATTGAAGCAATGCACAAAGTATTTTCACTGAAACTGTTCAACTTTTTAAGTTACAGAAATGAAACCTGACGGCTATACTTCTATTATAGAAATAGTGTAAACTTATCTCAACATATCTGTCTTTACTACTGCGTGTGCTTCTATGGTTTAAGGGTCATGTATATAGACCTGAAGTTGCAACTGGAGTCTTGCACAGTCCACATTTTCCAGGATGTGACTGTAATGCAACCTCCCACCCCCAAAGCACAGAGATGCTGTTGCACTGGACATTTCAGGCGAATtatataaacaaaacatttatcttttgtcctttttgtctgGTGCAACATGTGTCAGTATTTTCCAGTTTTTGGATGTGTGGCCCAAATGATCTCTTGGGTTGCTCAGGCTTGATAGAGTGAATTTCACACAAATTGTATGGGATATTTTTTTACGCAGCTACAAAATCGACTCCTTTGATAATGCGTGCACACTTTGAGTTTGTCTGTTGaatcaaattcaattcaattcaattcaattcaattcaattcaattcaattcaattcaattcaattcaatatacctttattagtcccacaaggggaaattccaaattacagcagcatcagtaagaaaaaatagacgaggtagacaatcagtaagtatatacaagtataaataaaaaaagtgtgatagaaataagtgtctctaaattagaaattgtgtttgcaaATGGTGTTACCAGCACACATTTATCTGTTTGAAATGCagtggtgaaaaaaaacaacaaaaaactgagaTAAGGCCAAGGTAAGAGATGGCTTGTGGGGTTAATCAAGAAACATCTGTAAAATTCAGACTAATCAAATCAATGAAAAGCAATTCCTAGCCCTCACTTGAAcattgatgactctaaatgaTCATAAGCTACAAATGACAGATCTATCAGCATGAACCAGACAGTGAGTATTATGACAGGTAAAGGTTTAAATCAGAGGGCAGTCTCAGTGATCTCATATATGCCGTCCTTAAACAGTTGTTAGCTTTAGAAATGATCGAAGTTTCCGACGGTTTTGGAATGCGCCAGTACGTCTTGGCAGGCAGAACTCAGAATCACCAGTAGGAAGCAGCATTGTTCCGACCATGTGAATGACCTGACCGGAAAACAGCCTGGCAGAGCGGAGCGGAGGCAGGCAGAGGAAAGATGGCAGCCGCGGCAGTGGCTGAGTTTCAGAGAGCACAGTCTCTTCTTGGAACAGACCGGAATGCCTCTATCGATATCTTACATTCAATAGGTAAATATTATCCTCAAAGTATgacattagaaaataaaaaccacTTAATGCTGAGGCACTGAAGCTAGACACCGCGCTATAAAAAGGAGCAGTTGAGTTAGCAATGTTTGCTGTTAGCCAGTTAGcagctaagctaagttagctagcCCAGTGCTGGCCGTGTCTTTTTTCTCCTAGCTTGCACAGTGAGTCAGCAGCAGTGGGCTAGCCGGCTAGCAACATACCGGCTAGCCTACCaggcaagctaacgttagcttctcCGGCTCATTCATTTGACAGTAACTTTGGTGACAGCTGGCTAGTTAACGTTAGCATGCAGCCAGCGTTGCTAGCAGCTATGCCTTGTCTTGTGTGATGTCAGGCCGACAAGGAAATTAATGTGAAACTGAGTTGACTCTCTTAACATCACTTACTGTGTCACAGCCGCTAGTGTCTGCTTATGTACCATATGGTGCTTTATACTGATTATTAAAGCGTAGCTATGTACGTGTCACCATCGTTTAACGTTATTGTCTAATTTGACAGGTCTGATATTTCGTTAGCCACTTGGCTGCTTGCCATCCAACCCAACCTATTCATCATACAACTTGATTTAATGCTAGTCTCTAGAGACACAAGGGAAGCGTGTAACATCagcatttttactgtttgtatATCGCGGTGATTCATGTTAATACGGATCAGATTACatcatttcatgtgtgtgtgtgtgtgtgtgtgtgtgtgtgtgtgtgtgtgtgtgtgtgtgtgtgtgtgtgttgtagtgaAGCGGGACATACACGAGAGTGATGAAGAGGCGGTGCGTGTTAAAGAGCAGAGCATCCTGGAGCTGGGTGGGCTGCTGGCCAAGACAGGACAGGCTGCAGGTAACAGAACATCATGTTCATACTTGTACTCATTGTTTGATTTGGACACACAACACTTTCTATCATTATATCATACTTTCAGTAGTTTTTCGGTTCGTGCAACACTACAATTTTCAAATCCCAGTCACGCCACATGAGTAAGAGCCCTGAATCAATATCCACATGGCTGAGCTTTGGAGCATAGTTTGATTTTGCTCACAAAAGACTTACAacagtgttgtttgttttttaaatgggAGCACCTCTTCACATTTCAAAAACACTCTTGTCTGTTGTCACTTGATCAGGTGATGTTGTCAAACTGTGAATGCTGACAGGAAAACACTTCAGACAAGAGTATTTGTCAGATGTACATGTTGACTGTTCACCTCATCTGCCCTCCTTTCTGAATGGGCTAGCTGCCATTTTCTGCACGAAACTGATTTCACATAGAGAAATCACATCCCTCCTCACTCAGTCTTATTGTGAGGTACTTCTGATGTGATCCACTACTTTTGACCCAATACCGCTTTACAACATCAGTTCTTTCTTCTagtgttcatttgtttgtttgtttactttttggTGATCATATGGCTGTCTTGATGAAAACATTGTGTGCAGAAAGTGATAGCTGGCAGGAGCTCGAGTGGCCTTTGTGTGTAAAGTTTTTTCCTGCTTGACATTTGGGCCGGTGGAAGTGCTGTGCTGTTTCATCAAaacagcagaagaggaagaacctATGACCTTTGTCATGTTTTACAACTGTTATTACGATCACTGTGGCAGATTGCTCATAACcttatttcagctgttttctatTTATGCacattcttctttctttccctcccacACTGCTCAGAGCTTGGGGGTCTGCTGAAGTATGTACGCCCCTTCCTCAACTCCATCTCCAAGGCCAAGGCAGCCCGGCTGGTCCGTTCCCTGCTGGACCTGTTCTTGGACATGGAGGCTGCCACAGGTCAGGAGGTAGAGCTCTGTCTGGAGTGCATAGAGTGGGCCAAGGCTGAGAAGAGGACCTTCCTCAGACAGGCACTAGAGGTGAGCCAGGGTGCTGTCGCAGGGCTTGAGAACAGGTTGTTCATACTCTTGTGGCACCAGGTAACTACACCAAGATGCCTGAACTGTGGGTCTCTGAACTGTGGCGTGGTTTATTGTTGCCCTTTGTCCAGTAAGCCAAACAGACAGGTTATGAAATGTGTAAAGGATCCCTGGGTAGGTGAAATCCCTGGCATACTGTGCtgcctgtgcaggtgtgttcagCAGCTGGACTCAATACACTGAACAAACAGCAACCAATTTACAGTAACCATGTTAGCTAGACTGTCTGTTAAGTCCTCGCATGTAGCATTTTTTGCtatatttaatgctttgtagcaAAAGTGAGTCAGAGCAGGGCTTTTAAagtgtctatttttttttttttttttttaccactgacagactcagagtgacaacattatggaaaggatccctacaacAATACCTTCTGTTAAGATCTGTTCTGTTTAACCAGCAACAGCCACCAGATTCTGTTCAGAGAAACTGTGATTTTGTCATCGGAAAGAACACGTCATTCAGACgcaactaaaacaaaaaaaaaaagtgaccaaaaccttcttggctcatctttccactgttccagcAATCATCGCTAACTTTGGTTAAGTTTAagtttgaaaacagtgttttatggGAAAATGTGCACCTTGTGTTTGgccatttttaagaaaaaacaacttGATTGATAGATTGATATCCAATAATTGATTCAGGAAATTCCTGGAAAAATAAGCATCTCTACTTACCTGTCTGGGTAAATCTGGGTATTGGTAAAAAACAGTGGACATATGTTGAGTCTATCCCTCCTGCGCTGACGATGGTTGATGTACAGTCTCATGATGTGCATTACTTGCTCCCTGACGTGGTtgttgtcctcctctctcctcaggctcgtctcatCTCACTGTATTTCGACACAAAGTGCTACCAGGAGGCACTACAACTTGGTAAGTATTGAATCTTGTGGAGTTGTTTTTAATTAACTTAACAATGAAAGATTTTTTAAGGACAAAAGAAACCTTatacataaaacataaataaagtggAGAATGTTTGGATGTTCCAAACTCCTGTATATCCCATTTTAGTTCCCATCCTTATTTTCCTCCTTATTTGgaccaaaaatgaaataaatgtactgAAAGTTTGGGGTTGACTATGAACTTCTTCCCCTCTCCAGGCTCCCAGTTGCTtcaggagctgaagaagatggATGACAAGGCCCTGCTGGTGGAGGTTCAGCTGCTGGAGAGTAAGACGTACCATGCGCTCAGTAACCTGCCCAAAGCCCGTGCCGCCCTGACATCTGCCAGGACAACCGCCAACGCCATCTACTGTCCGCCGAAACTACAAGCAGCTTTAGACATGCAGTCAGGTACAAAGCAGGACACTTGATGTACATACTAATTACTGAACACATAAACCAGAGTTGTAGGTGAAGAAACTGAAGTTGctattttctgctgcagctggcatttctgtgtgtttggtcATGTTTCCAGGGATCATTCATGCAGCGGAGGAGAAAGACTGGAAGACGGCTTACTCCTACTTCTATGAGGCCTTTGAGGGCTACGACTCCATCGACAGCCCCCGAGCCATCACAGCCCTCAAATACATGCTGCTCTGCAAAATCATGCTCAATGCGTAAGTGGTCTGCTTCTCAGATACATGATGGGCTACGAAACCATGCTGAGGACCATATTACTTTAAACAAGCCTGCGCAGTTCATTTATAACCATTTGATTTCTGCAGCCGCTAtgtgttttaaaacatttaatataaGATGCACAGTGCAGTCTTTGTCCTGCTGTGTCTGACACACGTTATCTCCGTTTCAGGCCAGAGGACGTCCAGGCCCTCATCAGTGGCAAGCTCGCTCTGCGGTATGCTGGCAGACAGGTATCACTATTCCTTCCTAAGAATTTGACTTGGAATTGAAAATGAACTGATAAATGCTAAACCCCTCCCCTGAACAGCAGTTATCCAATCATAGATGTGTATTCGTAACAATGcacagcaggcctgtcaagcACATGGGGGTGTGTGGCTTGACAGGTGTAGCAGCAGTAAAAGCTGTTACTCTGCTGTCATCTATCTGTAACCTTTGGTTTCTATCTTTTTCCACAGACAGACTCACTGAAATGTGTGGCACAAGCCAGCAAGAACCGGTCGCTGGCAGACTTTGAAAAGGTATTGTATTTGGagtttgctgctctgtgttgaCTCTGTTGCATTATGATCTCAATTTCCTCGTTTGATGATGTAGCCTCTCTCCTCATTTGTGATCAGAATGTCTTGTTCCACCCTCCCCCAAGGCACTAACAGAGTACAAAGCCGAGCTGAGGGATGACCCCATCATCAGCACCCATCTGACCAAGCTGTATGACAACCTGCTGGAGCAGAACCTCATCAGGGTCATCGAACCTTTCTCCAGGGTCCAGGTAATTTGCCCGCACGCTGAAAACTTATCCAGGATATGAAGCGTTTGCCCAGTGCCGCAGAATCGGCCAGATTAGttaagaaaaatgtatttgtaaagTCTGCTCAAACTCAGGAGAgtcaggaagacagagaaactgTTCATGTGGACTAAATATGCTCAGTAAATATTAGGCAGCAAGATTATGAAAAACTTATTGAAGTGTGTGTAATCATCATGCTTGTCCCTCTTTTCTCTAACAGATAGCACACATTTCCTCCCTCATCAAACTCCCCAAGGTAGGATTGATCTCATCTTCCTCAGTGTTCCCTTTTGAGACGTTCGCTTTCATTATATATGAGGTGCCTATTTGAAGTAATTCTTTAGGTCTTTGCAGTGAAATACCgacagtgtgactgtgtctgtCCTGCAGGGAGACGTGGAGAGGAAATTATCACAGATGATCCTGGACAAGAAGTTTCACGGTGGGTGTCTGCAGCTGTGTCAGTAAACGCTACATGAAGAGATGACTAAATATTAGTGATTCCTTGttgtaaatatttgtgttttgtggatgTTTCCCACTCATGGATGTGATTTGCACTCATTCTGAGCCAATCGAGTTTCAAATTTCTTTTTACAGAGTGAAATGAATTGAACACAATTAGTGATCCTGGAATTGAAAGCCCTCCAATAGCTTTTCTCTCCGTTTTGACCCGACAGGTATTTTGGACCAAGGTGAAGGCGTGCTGATTGTGTTTGACGAGCCGGTGGTGGACAAAACGTACGAGGCGGCCCTGGAGACCATTCAGAACATGAGCAAAGTGGTCGACTCACTCTACAACAAAGCCAAGAAGCTAACATAAGGTGAGCGTCAGTGGAACTATAATGTCTGTGTTAACGTGTGGTAATTCAATAAGTGGCGCAGTGTATCAACCTGAATGTAACGTAGGAGGCAGAGACACCTTTTGGTACAGGTGTCCTGTGTAGTGTAATCGATTACATGATGAGGTAAACacttttcatgtattttgaCTGCTAAATAACTGCTGTTGATGCATCAGAAAGATGAGACTTATTTGCTTTGTCTTACATAGTTTGTTGTTGTAAAGCTGTTCATTATAACACCAGCCTTATCCTGTTTGGAACGACCTTGAAGCTCTTTCACTATAAATGCATGTTGTAGTATAAAATCAGCGCTGACTCTCCTAAACCAGTCTTCGTGTCCCCCTTCAGAGTGAAACCGCCGGTCCTCCTGTCCGGAGCGACGTGGGCCAGTCTGACCTCTGTTGATTGATCACTTCAACCCAGGAGGGACGaggggaggaggacgaggagattACAAACACTTGACAACCcagcaagcaaacaaaccagCTGACCATCTGAAGACAACCCGACAGCATAACAGACTGACCGGGTGGACGCGCTGCTCCTCCTAGTCCTCCCTCAGCCCTCTGCTCTCCgtccctcctgtctcctccttccGATCTGACGGGGGTTGATCTGACACAACGAGCTCCTCCCCATGGACAAATCCAGGCACTGTGccccccccttctcttttcCCACCACTGGTTTCTACTGTATGTAAAATGGGACACGCCTCTCTCGCCccccttcttttcttttttttccctctgtttctctctgcactGGCCATCAGGGAATCTTGtaatataacaataaaacataCGTATACAGTACTTATACATACatgtaatatatataaaaaacatgcTTGGTCTGTTCTCAGAGTGTAACTGAGGGTAAACGTGGGTGGGTGGGTCGGTCTGTGTCTCCCACTGGATTCTACCTGTTCTGTTCAGTTTGCAGACCTGCCCTGAAACTGAATGTTTGAATTCCTCcctcttttctgcagttttgaaGAATCGCCCTCACAATTAACTCGGTCGCCCGAAAAAATGGTTTTGAAAACAGAGGCCGTCAGAACCCCCCCCACATCCGTACTATGACCTTTGCACCCTCACCTTTTCCATCGTGAGTGGTCTCCCTCACTCACAAGGCATTCTGGGATTCGTGGACCACACAGGGAATTTGCTCTTCTGTCCACTCGGGACCATGCcacaaggagaggaggacatTGATCACCGCAGCGGGGTCTCCTACACCCCCTTCCTCCGCCCGCACTCCTACTTCCTGTTTGTATATAACATTGCCAAGCACCTCTGTTCATCCAAGGCCTGATGTATTCACACTGTCCCCCTTTTTTATAATGCGTAAGAACAGAATAAAGCTTGCCACCGAGAGCCCGGCCAGTCACACAAAGTGCTTTTGACGCTCGATCCGTGACTGGAGAGGAACTCTGCGTGCTGAGATGTGATGGTGTGTCGTGCAGAAAAGGGCGGGTTTCGCTGAAGAAAATCAAGCTGTACATTTCTGGGAACTTCATTTTGCAAGGACTCGAGGGTTTACCATATATGACATAGAGAAAGACAaatgctaataaaaaaaaattaaacctGCAAGTTGTGTGATTTAAGGATCCTGGAACTGAAGTTGTGTGACAGGTTTTTCTCCTCAGCGCTTTCATCTTCTGTGTACCTTTTGTGTGACTTATGTGAGGTTCTGTTTTTTCAGTGAGGCTATGTGCTTCAAATGGATTTAATCTCCTTTGTATTCAGTGACATCCTTCAGACCAACAACCAACCAGTCGTACTTCTGCAGTTGTCTGACTAAAAAGCATTTATTTCtaaattgcatttatttatgaCTTGATTTAAAAAAGGTCTGTGTATTGTGTCTGTAACAGCGGAACAGTACACATTGTGAGTGAGAGCTGAAGTCACGGAAGAATGGTTGAAAAAGCTAAAAGACAAGGGTAGTAAATTGTTGAAATGTACAGCCATCAGTAATGAATAGTTAGGTAAAGTTAATGGCCAAATTATTAAATTAGCTAAAAGTGTAGTTATCTAAAAGCACTGGATCCTTGATCAGAATATTAGGCTCTAACTAGATTAATATAATGGTGAATTGATAAAGGTAATGAAGAGTTAAGGTAAACTATAGGCTAAGCTAAGGTTCATATATAACTTGATTAAAGACAGCAGTTGAAGCTCAAAAAAGGATAAATGTCCAGTGTGAAGTACAGTTGGCCACACAAACATCATATGCATGGAAAAAATCCTGTC is a window encoding:
- the rpain gene encoding RPA-interacting protein isoform X2 — encoded protein: MDALHRHRSLYKGTTPPWKETYRKRCVDRLKNSRSRLLDRYRQMGESQQCSGSEASIIVQEVMEEEWTALQSEDRRLPSLWGPEGRAEMFSVMKDYDELAVLEEIQQELMSQEMSIIEEYERNLQFEQQYISSVVEGMEEMHIICPLCHTKHLNINSHFISCPCGLYINTKKQNITPDILRHLLESRVSEHMEDCLHNPVFSLAPNTEGSPNLMISCKVCDYLSIVL
- the rpain gene encoding RPA-interacting protein isoform X1, with translation MDALHRHRSLYKGTTPPWKETYRKRCVDRLKNSRSRLLDRYRQMGESQQCSGSEASIIVQEVMEEEWTALQSEDRRLPSLWGPEGRAEMFSVMKDYDELAVLEEIQQELMSQEMSIIEEYERNLQFEQQYISSVVEGMEEMHIICPLCHTKHLNINSHFISCPCGLYINTKKQNITPDILRHLLESRVSEHMEDCLHNPVFSLAPNTEGSPNLMISCKVRHSLCQLIFKEVSGSSSQNEAGAAVGNLKYVTLLFRFL
- the LOC139343904 gene encoding 26S proteasome non-ATPase regulatory subunit 11A; translation: MAAAAVAEFQRAQSLLGTDRNASIDILHSIVKRDIHESDEEAVRVKEQSILELGGLLAKTGQAAELGGLLKYVRPFLNSISKAKAARLVRSLLDLFLDMEAATGQEVELCLECIEWAKAEKRTFLRQALEARLISLYFDTKCYQEALQLGSQLLQELKKMDDKALLVEVQLLESKTYHALSNLPKARAALTSARTTANAIYCPPKLQAALDMQSGIIHAAEEKDWKTAYSYFYEAFEGYDSIDSPRAITALKYMLLCKIMLNAPEDVQALISGKLALRYAGRQTDSLKCVAQASKNRSLADFEKALTEYKAELRDDPIISTHLTKLYDNLLEQNLIRVIEPFSRVQIAHISSLIKLPKGDVERKLSQMILDKKFHGILDQGEGVLIVFDEPVVDKTYEAALETIQNMSKVVDSLYNKAKKLT